In Besnoitia besnoiti strain Bb-Ger1 chromosome I, whole genome shotgun sequence, the genomic window GACAgcctccgcgacggcgtGAGTCTCGGCTCAGACTTCCCCTGGAACGTGACGCACAAGTATCGCTtctggcgccggcggaaaTACAACATTCAGATGGACGACTGTTTCATTCGCCTCTCGCCCATCACAGGCGTCGACTACTACCCCAGGCACGTCCCGCGGCTGAGAGATTCAGCTGTCCGCACGCCGCCCTGTCGCGCATGCGTAGTGGCATGGATGCGGGCGTGTACCACAGttttcatatatatatatatatttatttgtATGCGTATACGTATTCCCGGGTGCATATCTAGTGAGTTTCTCCTTCTATAGACAAGGACTCTTGGTACAGCAGCCATCCTTcggcgtgcctcgcgcgtATTCGTCTTCTGTAGCATGTCCCATACGTGACTGACagctatacatatatatgcatatatatatgtatatattgcTTACGTGCCTGCGGATGGGCGTCCTGTCCTTGATCTGCAAGCCTGAAAAACTCGCTCGGTTTGTGTGTTTTTaagttttttttctcttgcgTGGCGTGCGCGGGTTTGCAGGTTGAACGTCTTCGCAGTGCAGTGGCGCGAAGACGGGCAGCACCGCATTCGCTGGTTCCGCGCGGCCTACGGTCTGAAGCGCGCAATGCGAGCTGCTGAGAACTTCCGCAGGACTCTCGAGGCAACCGGTGAGCTAGGGAACGCGCCGCATGCAAAAGGACCCGAAAaaacgggggggggggggggggaggcggagggggagaggtGGCGAAGCCGTAGAGGAGCGGACCACGTGTGCAGAGACGgctggcggagaggaggcagtcCTGTACtctctttccttcttcctacgctgtgttttttctgcagggCGCGTCGATAACTGGCGAACGGCGCGTCACCTCCGCCAGCAGATGCTCGAGCGCAGACAGCAGCTGAAGCTGCGCAAGAAGCGCTTCGCGAAGATCTCGTCTGGGCAGTTCTAGGTGGACTTCGTTGGAGCGGTTCGCCGTCGcatgcgccagcgcgcccaGCAGAAGTGCTTCTACGCTTGGCTGCTTCACTGCCCTGCGCCGGGGACGCGTCCACCAGGCCCCCTTTCGCCCAGGGGCCTGCCATGCATCGCCGTGTATATACTCGCGTTAATCTTCATCTTCCCATGCAGTGACGGTTGAGCAACAGGCGTTCATCGTGGAGGAATCCGGTGCTGTGGCGGCTGCGACTATGAATCGGGCGTCCTTCTCGATTCGCTCTCGTCTCGTTTGCTGTGGGGGGGGATGAGAGTGACAGCTTCGCTGCCTTGCGTGGtagtgtgtgtgtgtgtgtgtgagaCCCGCCGTGCATCGGACCGGGCGTGTGTAGGTCTCCCTCCGCGTATTCATGCGTAGACAtgtatataaacatataAAGATTTATTTGAGCTACGTGGACGTGTATATATGCCTGTAGCGAAGCGGATGTACATGGTGGCGCTCTTGAGTGGTTTCCAGTCCGAAGGCACAAAGTGTGAGTTTCAATCTCGTCTAATCCCCCACGTGTAGCTTCCGCAGATGTAGCATGCGTATGAAAGGGTTGAGGAACCCCGGACAGCGTCTTTGGAAAACAGAAGAAAAGGGTCATCCCTACCTTTCTGCATGCAACGGCGCGGGTTTCTGCACGCCTGTCTACGCCTAGAAAAAGATGCATTTAGACAGCCTCCTTTCCTCCGCCCCCCAGTTCCGGTATGAGAAAGACTACGTAATTGTAGGGCCTTGAGACATGGAAACAGCAAATAGGACACaaacgcatgcgtgcgtcCACGTATTTTCGTATCGGCACGCCAGCATGCCCAACATGTAAACACGCctataaatatacatacacatataatACGCCTGAGTTGTCAGGTGCGCATAGATCTGCTCAGGAGTGTTCGGCGTTGTCATCGATCGTTGGTCAGTTGCACATTTCTTAGGAGCGCTTTCTCAGCCAGTATTGATGGGTTGTTTGCAGCGCCACAAGCTAGGGCTCCACTTCACAGTCTTCAGGCCTTAAAGGTGTATAAGTAGAAAGTCCAAGATCAGATGCAGAAGACTCAGAAGAGAAAATCAGACGATACATTTCTTTGGCACGGCTTCACCCACCTCACGGGAAGTCGCGCGAGccacgagacgcgcgcgacgcacaaTAGATGCGCTCGAATGTAAACATAGCTGTAGCGTGACTGAGTTCAGCAAGTTACAACAGAGACCTCGGAAGTCGGAAAACTGGGCAAAAGGGCGAGGCACAGCACCCCACAAGCCAAAAACTACGAGGCTGAGAGAAATGAGCTCCAGAACGAGCCGACGGTAGAGGCCCGCGCGAAAAATAGGCGAAGCTCAAAGGCAAGACGCGAGGTAACGCCACGCTGCGCCCAAGAAGGAAATCGCAACGCTGCAGAGCGATTTGAGGGCTGAGGAAAGCGCTGCAGACCGGCAAGGCAAACGCTTCCCGCCTTCTCCCACGATCGGTTTAGGCTTGACTTCCAAAAATGCCTTCAGCAggtcgcgctgcagcccttCAAAaagcgcgcctcgcttcggGCGTGCGATGCAGGCGAATGCCGAGACGGGTttcagacacacacacagaaatACGAATGCGTGAAGAAGACAGTCCCCTCGcaagcgaggagagcggccgcgaccTTCTTGCGCAGAGGCTTCCTTCTTAGTTGTTGAAGACGCGCCTGTGTCCGCACTTCACGCACTCGTACATGACCGTCATGCCTTCGTCGGCGCTGCGTGCCTGGAAGGTTGAGAAGAAGGCCTCGCCGTGTCCGCACTTCTCGCAGGTCTCCTTGCAGATGACACCCTTCTTGGAGCCTGTGAAGGCCtggacgaggcgcagctgctgctcgaggaggcgctcgccaaAGCCTGCGCCGAGGAAGCGCTGCTGCCACCACCGCTTCGAGAAGTCCCCCAGCCGGTGCTGCTTCCGCTGACCGTAAACGTAGATTCCGTCCTGTttcagcgcgcccgcgacgccctcttcgccagacgcctgcttgcccgcggcgtcgcccttcgcgctcgccccgccCTGCATGCAGTCCACtagcgcgtcgctctcgcgcgcctggtgCAGCGGAGCCACGTGGTgcccgcagcctctgcagacgatcgctgccgcggcgcgtcggcagTCCGGCTCTGCCTCGAAttcctcctccagcgccggcagcacgTCGTCCGCGACGGTGATGGGACGGCCGCAGTTGAGGCAGCCCAGGGCGAGCAGCCAGTCGTAAGAGACGCCTGGCGAGCAGCTGGCGCCcatgccgccggcgcgtccgccacccgccgccgagggGAACGCGAGACCGGGGCTCTCGTACACGAACTTGGGCGGACCCgcgagcgtctgcgcgtcttcgccgaggCGATGCGAGAGCGCAAAGTACTCCACAGAGTCGTCGAGAGACTGAGGCgtctggcgcagcagccgctggcaGGCCGATGTGGGGGGAGCAGAAGGCAGAAACGagtccgccgcctcaggcgctgcgccgaccGGCACCACcagcgactccgccgcctgcgccagcagcagcgcgtctgccgacagcggcgcgcgagaggacgaGCGAGGCATCGTAGTTCGACAGGAGGAaacgagaggagaaagaggcagacggAGGCAAGCCAgaagcgcacgcggagggcggtGACGGATGCccagaagaaaaagaaggacaagaagaagaaggaagcgagtTGCGCGTGAAAGGGCAGAAGGCGACCGAACGTGCTTGGCGGCTatccggcgcgcgaggagagacagccgaCGAAGGACGAGTTGGAGACGACAGAAAAACTGGCAgaaagacgagaagaagcgaggagTTGTACTCCCGTGGAATTAAGGACCGGATACGAGGGAGGACTACGGACGTCAACACACAAACGGAAAATCGAAGGGCCGGGGCTGAGAAAGGAGGGCAGGGGGAAAgagggcgcgcctcgccaggcagcgaaaagagagaggagcgtcAGAAAGAACAAGCAAGGTAGCGAGGGGTACCAACGGGCAAAGATCAGAGGAAAAAAAGCTCTGCGAGTGCTCAGAGCGATGAGAAACTTAAAGTCGATTTTGCTGTCCGTGAGTCTCTCCCAAATTGCATGCGGGTCACAGCGTCTCCCTTtttgcggcgtctcctgaATTTGCATGCACAGCCAAGGCTCGCTTGTTTCCCTCGTAATGTGGCTTCGTGGCGGCTTGTTGGAGAGATTGACTGCTACGGAAGTGGGAAATTGCTTGCTTTCCGCAGAGAGAGTGTGCCTTTTCAAACTGCAGCGAACGGGAGCGAAACACaaatgcatgcgtgtgcatcTGGGGCGGGCTGAGCCCGCCTGTTGTCGCGtacggcggcgcctcggcgcgtcgATCCCCAGCAGGCTGTCTGTGTCTTGACGCGACAGAGCACCGCTTGGCTTTTTTCCTTCTGTGCCTTGTATCGTTGATTTAGTTCCCTTCTGCGAccgcgttttcctctctcagACGCTGaatcttcttctctcgcgctaCCTTttcgtccgcggccgcgtgcgtcAGCACAGTATGTGCAGAAGTTACGGGAGGATAAGGCCCCCTTCATCTTGactcggcgcctcgctttctcttctcctaATTCCGAGGAGGCCCAGAAGCCCGTTTAGTCGCATGTTATTGTACGCATgcatctctctctgcatgctcTGCGCGTATCGGCTGGGTGTTCGTGTGCAGCGTACAGAATCCCCTGTGAGAGGGGCGCCTGTGTCGGAAATGGTGCTGCGGCATCCTTTATCCGGTTTTCGTCTTTGGTtttttttcctcctcgtAGGTCTATCACAGgcctttcttcgcttctcttctgcaTCTCTTTTCGTGTCTTCTCGCAGAACATCTGACTACAAAAGAGGGTGGATTTCGGCGGCTCGATCGGCGTTTTCGCACAGGAGCGTCGCTGTCCCGCTCTCATATACTGCCCCAAAGCAAGGGCAATCGCTTGGTCTCTCCGCATTCTTTCTAGCTCCACCTTCTGTCTCATCTTCGCCCgtgccttcctctgcgtctcctctctcccctcctcttctgtctctgcgcgcgccctgGTTTTGCGCCTGCCTTTCTCCGCGTTCGCCCTCTTTGAAGCGGTTCTTCTTTCGACTCCCGTGCTATgtgtctcgcctctcttctggcTTTTCGCtagtctctctgcgcgcgccatCGTCGTTCGTAGCGTCTCCTCTTGGTTCACCCGcgtcccctccgcctccctatgcgcgggcggcgttcTCAGCTTCGCGAGGCCTCagccccgcctcgccgccctccggaTTGGGCTTGAGAGACAGGACGGGAGGAAGGCTGACGCTCGGTTTGCAGAGCGAGCAGAGTGCAACGCTTCCttggccgcggaggccttctCAGTTGCCAAGCGGATGGCGAGCCCACTCGGGGGGCGATCGGCCCCCAAGAGGCGCCGCCACAACTCACACAGGGCCCTGGGAACCCGCTTTCTCGGGTTGCCTGCTTTCCGTGATGGCCGCTGACAGAGTGCCGCCTGTCGCCGGCTGGGGGTCTCGCCCGTCCCCTGCCCGCCAGCGTGCCTCGGGTGCAGGAAGGGACAGCGCGGAATctggggcggcgcaggaagcCGTGAGGCGATGCAGAGACGCTCAGGGGAGGCAGGCCGAACTGAGCAGCACTCCCACTCCCGACCAAAGTCCACCCAAAACGCGGGAAGCatccggcgcggaggggggaggcggagcctCGTGGGTGGGGGCTTCTGACCCGCGGGGCAGGGGCCCTGGCGCTCctgccttctcgctcgtcgGGCGCTgtgtcgcctccacgccgtgtccggcctcttccgcgtcctccgcatcTTCGACGGGCTCGCCCGCGTTGTCTTGCTTCGCTAGAGACGCTCTCCTGgcctcgtccgcgcgcgtcgcgagcggcgagggggCGCACGTGGTGATACCTTTCTCCCTGGAGTTTCTGCGGGCTCTCGAGCGCGCGAGCCCAGCCGACGCTTGCGCCTGGCTCCGCGGGGGCCTTGCGAGACCGCAGGAGGGGGATAGGTGCCCCGAAGACCTAGCCGGTCGCGCGTGGgctcctgcgcagctcgcgcctAACCTGACTTCATCCGCGCCGGTCGAGGTTCCTCCTCTCGAGCGACCGGGAGACACGCCGGACGATAGCGCAGGCGAACGGGAGCCGCAGGGGGGTGGAGGCTCGTGGAAGtcggcagacgcgagcgagggacgcgcaacgcgcggaaacgccgcgacgtacgacgacgacgacgaggcgaacgCCTCAGGGGATGCCCTGAACCGGCAAGGGGCTGACGCGCAGCGATCGGTCGCGCCTTTCGTCTCGCGCaccgcttccgcggcgccttctcaaAAGGCAGTTGAAGCgttcgccgctgcagtgCGAGCGACCCAGCGAGCGTCACGCGGTTCccgaggcgcgtgcgtccTTCTGCTGCTCCCGCAGCGCCACGAGGCCCTGGCGAGGCCAGGGCGAGCGGCCTCGAcctgcgtggcggccgccagcAAGACTGAGGGCGAGACTGCGCGGGGGGCAGCTGAGGGGGGCGGacgcgacgaagagggcgaagaggaggtcgcggggctgcgcgcgggTCCCGGCGCAAGGCGATCTAGCACTCCGTCTGTCGATCCTCCTGAagcgaggccgagcgccGGAGCGGTGCCTGGGACACgagacgcgggcggaggaggcgcacgcgaggaggttccgcctgcggcagacTGTGCCGGGGGTGCGGAGGCGgaaagcgcggcggcgtgtggGAGGGTCCCGAACGCAGCCCTCAGGCGAGCGCTCCTGGCcgccctcgcaggccgcgcaagCCTGCGACCGCGGACGGaatcgcgcgccgctctgcatgcgagcggcgcagaaagAACACGTGGCACGCTGGAGAGCTGCGACGCAGGTGGGGAGCCGCCACGCGAGCGCTCGCGAGGGGGtcacgacgaggaggccgaaggacgcggcggcgtgagTCAGAACGCTGGAAACGCCCGCAGGCCCGCTGGCGTCGCTTCGTACGCCGTCTGCGGTCGGAAGGGGAAGAATTCAAGTCTCGAGCAGCGACACGTAAGCGAGAAAGAGTATCCGAAACTAGACGGtagcgcgggcggcgcacgcTGTGGTGCTTCTCCGGGGGGGGGAGCTCCAACGTGCGAGGCCTCtggaggggggagggcgatGCTGAGAGGGGATTCAGAAGCTTCGACGTGCCCTGGGGAACTCGGACCGCCTGCAgtggggcgcggcgcggcagacggtGATGAGTTCGTCTCGCGTGTGATCTATGGTTTGGAGCGCGTCGTCTTGGTCATTCCTGTCCGCCGGAATTCACTTCCGCCAAGCTCGTGGAACCTGCCGCTTCGAGGCATCAGCAAGAGCctccgcagacgaagaggcgtcAGCGGCGATTCTGCACCGCAGGCGTTCTTTGAGAACTTCCTTCGGCCGCACGTCGCGCCCGAGTTCAACCTCGGCGACGAGGtggaggagacgctgctgtTGCTGCGGCTGTGGATGCAGCGACGCGACGACGGGGCCCCGAAAGATTCAGATTGCGCAGATCCGAGAGAAGGGGGGAGAGAAGGGAGGGAGAACTTGGTGGTGCCAGCCGGGATAaggcgaggggggaggggttTGAATGCGGCAGCCAGTGCGGCGGGGGAACttgcagacgcgcaggcgaaccGCAGTCACAGAGAAGGCCCACAACacggagacacgcgagaggACAACGTCGAAAAGGAGAAACCCGCACCGAGAGCAGAATGTGAACAACGCAGACCACGTGACCCGGGAGTGAGggtcgcgcttcttctgttGCCCTCGAGTGACGCGCTGGGGCCGTCGCAGGCGCTTGCGtggagagacgacgaagtCCAGGCGGCTGCCAACTGGTgagaaccctaaaccctaaaccctcagCGAGTTCGACTTTGCAAGCCAAGAGGAGACCGGAGCAAGTCCCTTGTTGTCTGCGGTCTCACTGAGTGTATCTGTTTCTAAAGCATGTGTGTGCGTCCTGTCTCGGTTTTCGCGGCGTGCGTGTCTCAGGCTTTCGCGGTGTCTGAGCCCCCTGGACACCCACGCAATTCGCGTCTTCCCCTCACCGGCGGTTTCCGATTCGCCATCGTTTCCGACGGccccttcgtcgccttccgcctctgcgtcgcggcctggcctctctctctccacaccctccctctccctctcacCCGGGTCATCCTCCGGGCTGGTGGACGATCCCGCAGCTCCCCTCAGAGAGAGATTCCTGGTCTCGAGGGCAAACGCTTCGGCGGGGCTCGTGGAGCCGCACCAGGGGCGCGGGGAAGGCCTCAGTGAGAAACACTCGCCTGGAGATGGCCCTGCGGGCGTTGGCAGCGCGTCCCGCGCAGATTTCGTTGAACTCtcggcgcaggagcctcTCTCTGAGAAGGCGAGGTACCTCGAGGCAGCTCCACCCATACAAGGTCTGCGAGAAGGCACGCTTACGTacgagagggcggcggccctCATGGTGTCTCTTGCTGAAAGGCCTCCAAGCGGGGGCCACAGTCAGTCTGCCCTAGCGTCCGCCCTGCGGCGAACTTCGCTTTACCGCCTGTGGGTAAGGGCGTATCGCAGCGACacactgcagcggcgccagtgTTTCCCCATTCGTCGCTTAGCCTCACGCGCAAGAGCTATGCATGTGTCCCTCTTCATACACAGGAGTAGTTGCAGGCACCAAGAGATATGCGTACGGGCAGGGAAGTGATGTATATGTGGGGAGACAttgcggcgcagcagactgCACGAGGCCACGGCCGGTGCGTGGTcgtgtctgctgctgcctccccCGTACTCGCCTGGGCTCtcaggcgcgtctgcagtTGCTTTgtgcgccttctcgtcgATATCTTCGCTAGCGCCCTGCAGagatgcgcggcgcctgcgtcgacGAGTAGCTGGAAGCCCCTTTGTCTGCATGCCCGCGTCCGTTGTGTGTCTTGTGCATCCTTTTTCCAACCCCTGACATCTGgcaggaagcgcgcgagcgggcgaAGCGTCTCCACCCCGTGGACCGCTTCAGTCGCCAGGCTGGGGTCGCAGCCCTCCGTCGGCGACTAACAGaatgcgggcgcggcgcgggtccTGTGACCAGCCGCGCGGGTACACAAAGCCCCAGCGACAGAATCCTCAGCGGTCCCGCAACTGGcgagggacgcagaggcggcacaGTCAGTgcgagctgcatgcaggacgaaggcgtctgcggcgcagccgcataTCATGCAGGACATGGGGGGGCCGCCATATGCGAGGCAAGCAGAGGTCGAGCTGAGGCGTGTCGGGAGAGTTCCGCGGAGCCGCTTTGGGCACGCGCACTgtcctgcggctcgcccggAAGCCCCCCCGAACGCGCTCCACGGTGCCCTCCctttctgcggccgcggcggccgaagcggaagcggcggaacTGTTCGCCAGTGACGCACGGACGCTGGCCTTGtgtcgtctgcttctcgagcgagaagcagaagaaagccTTCGAAAAGAACGGCGCAGACTTGCTACAGTCGAGCTCCGGTCGCACTTCCACCAATGCGAAGTGGCtgccatgcatgcgcactTCATGGCGCGCTTCGGCGGGCCGCccgggcctccgcggcggacgagtCCGGAATGGAGCCTGGACGCGCAGCTACCGCGAGAAGTTGGCAAAGCGGGCGAGCCAGAAAAAGGCAAAGGACacgacgcgagagacgccagTGACCGTGCAGGTTcacgcgaagacgagagattCGAGGGGAAaaccgacgacgaggcggaaggggAATGTCGGATCAGGCAGgaagggcgcgaggggcAAGCGAGTGGGAACGCGGAACCGGCTTCTGGGGGCCTAGTCAGTGGGCGAAATGCCGATGGGGTCGTCTCTtcagaaggcgcgcagagagctgcaCAAGCAAGCGTTGACGCTGGGGCTGGCGAAGGTCTTCAGCGCGCAGCGGGCCAGAGGCCCCGGCTGCCGACTGCGGTCGgcaagcagcgcgagcgtgtCTGGCTCGCCCAAGAGTTCCTGCGTAGTCTCCGAGCGAGAACGGCGAGTGAAGGACAGCAaggggcggcgaaggcggcccGAGGGGACGAGAGGCCTTTTTCGGGGGCGAGGCGAAACGAAGACATCGAGCGACTGCTGCGTCTGTACGCCAAACGCAACTTGGTAAGCCAATCGGATGCGAAGGTGGCGCAGGGCGGCCAactgcgtctctcctctttgGCCTCTACACGGTCGGGCCCCGCTTCTCGAACGCTTCAGGCGTACCCGCTGGCGACATCTGCTCACGATTGTTTAAACATGTCCGCACGcctacacatacatatatcttATTATATTATGTATATGGATACACACAGACGTCTGTATGTATGCAGGGCTGTATGTAGGTCTGAATACATGTGCCATTGCGCACGTAGAGCCCCAGCCAGGAAGACTACCCTCAGTGTGGGCGTGCTTCTGGAGTCCTTTTCGGGGGCGTCCCTAGCTAGTTGGGTGCAGCAAGGCGTCGCTGTCTAACGCAACGCACATCTGGAAAAGAAGCTTGGAAAAAAGGACGCAGGGGCCATTTGGGGCGTATGAGCGGCTGAAAGAGTCTGTACCGCAGGGACCACGGTCGGTCATTCTGGCCTGATTTTTCCTTCGCCCCTCTTCGCTCATGTGTCTTCAGGGTTCGCGGGAGAGCGTGGAGCGCCAGGACCGCCTCCTCACAGCGCGTTTCGGGCCATGCAGGGAGAACCCAGTGAGgactctgcagcgtctcgtTCAGTAAGTCGCACGCGTGGCTGTTTTTTATTTCACGGCGCCGTCTCTGAACGCGCAGCTCAGGCAACTCTCGCGTGGCACCAAGCCTAGCCTCACCATATGCATGCCTCGCTGTATACATGTGCGCAACCAGAAGCGTGGACGAATCGGCGGACGCACGAACAGACACTGTCGGTGAGCCAGTATAATTCCTGGGAGTGAGGGCCATGacttctttcttctgcatTCTTCAACGCATGCATGGCCACCAAGgtgcgtgtctgcgtcaGGTGGAGGCGCATTCTGCATAACGTCGTCCGCCGTTACGGCTATCATACAGTGTGGAGGGCCTcggacgcgcgagacaagGATGTGTTTGTGGCGCTGGAGACCTTGGGAGAGGCTGGTGCCCGTCGCCGTTTCACACTCAGCTGGAGGTGTGGTGACTCTGCTCTGCCTGAGCAGTGGCGAGAGGCGGCCAGATCTCTGTTGGCGATCCTTCCGCGGGCGACTGCTCGGAGAATCGGGTGGCTCTGGAAATCCTCGACTGGTGACCGGGGGCGGCCTGCTCACCGGACGTGGTCTAGTGGTTATGACGTCTGCCTTGCACGCAGAAGGTCCGGAGTTCGATCCTCGGTGTCCGTGCGGCAGGCCACAGACTGCGCCACGATTTGCAAACTACTGCCTGTCTGCATAGTTTGCCTGCACACGTACACAGGAGGCCTGGTCGGGCGGACGTCTGAGACCTGCAGACGGGGTTTCCGAGGCGTGGTGTCTAAGTGCATGCCGTGGGGTTGGACGTAGAATTCCTTCCCTGCACGAAGGCAGAGACTGCCTGGCCCTCCACGGCCGCGTAGCCCTTCTCGTTTCGCTTAGAGTGGCAAAtgtgcgcggcgctgctaGCGACACCGAGGATCGTTCTCGGGACCTTCTACGCGTACGGCAGACGTCATAACCGCTAGACCATGTACGCTGGGCAGGTTTCCTGGTTTGCGCGtcttgccggcgccgcgtgggTTTCAGCCATGCGTGGAAGGAACTTTTCCGCGTGTGTTCGTTTCGTGTTTTGGTCGCTCACTGAGAGCTACCCAGGAGCTGCCTCTTGCGTGCGCGGCACTTCACTGGACAGACGCCGGGCAGAGAaatgccgcgcggcgtcgatgctgaggaagcgcgccgcaggaaaCGCCACATTTTCTTGACCGCGGTGACGTTCTTGTATCTGTGCAAATACACGCTCTATTGCTGTCTACCAACAAACGAATGACGCCTcccacgcacacgcagacgaTCGCTGCTTCCTTTTTACGTCCCACCTCATCTGCTTTCTCAACATGCGGTTGTTCTCCCAGGGTCGTTCGCCTTGCTGCCAGCTCTCCCACTCTCGCGGCGTCAGGCGGAAGATCTTCCAGCGTCGCGCACAGCGCTGTGCCGTCACCTCGGGTCGGCGTACCTGCTGGCAAATCACCTCTGGATGGCCTTTCCTCCATCGAAGATGGAGCGTGTTTCTGGCCGTCTGCCTTGCCCGTTGGAAACCAGAGAAGAgac contains:
- a CDS encoding DNA-directed RNA polymerase I RPA12 (encoded by transcript BESB_003570), whose protein sequence is MPRSSSRAPLSADALLLAQAAESLVVPVGAAPEAADSFLPSAPPTSACQRLLRQTPQSLDDSVEYFALSHRLGEDAQTLAGPPKFVYESPGLAFPSAAGGGRAGGMGASCSPGVSYDWLLALGCLNCGRPITVADDVLPALEEEFEAEPDCRRAAAAIVCRGCGHHVAPLHQARESDALVDCMQGGASAKGDAAGKQASGEEGVAGALKQDGIYVYGQRKQHRLGDFSKRWWQQRFLGAGFGERLLEQQLRLVQAFTGSKKGVICKETCEKCGHGEAFFSTFQARSADEGMTVMYECVKCGHRRVFNN
- a CDS encoding hypothetical protein (encoded by transcript BESB_003580), which translates into the protein MAADRVPPVAGWGSRPSPARQRASGAGRDSAESGAAQEAVRRCRDAQGRQAELSSTPTPDQSPPKTREASGAEGGGGASWVGASDPRGRGPGAPAFSLVGRCVASTPCPASSASSASSTGSPALSCFARDALLASSARVASGEGAHVVIPFSLEFLRALERASPADACAWLRGGLARPQEGDRCPEDLAGRAWAPAQLAPNLTSSAPVEVPPLERPGDTPDDSAGEREPQGGGGSWKSADASEGRATRGNAATYDDDDEANASGDALNRQGADAQRSVAPFVSRTASAAPSQKAVEAFAAAVRATQRASRGSRGACVLLLLPQRHEALARPGRAASTCVAAASKTEGETARGAAEGGGRDEEGEEEVAGLRAGPGARRSSTPSVDPPEARPSAGAVPGTRDAGGGGAREEVPPAADCAGGAEAESAAACGRVPNAALRRALLAALAGRASLRPRTESRAALHASGAERTRGTLESCDAGGEPPRERSRGGHDEEAEGRGGVSQNAGNARRPAGVASYAVCGRKGKNSSLEQRHVSEKEYPKLDGSAGGARCGASPGGGAPTCEASGGGRAMLRGDSEASTCPGELGPPAVGRGAADGDEFVSRVIYGLERVVLVIPVRRNSLPPSSWNLPLRGISKSLRRRRGVSGDSAPQAFFENFLRPHVAPEFNLGDEVEETLLLLRLWMQRRDDGAPKDSDCADPREGGREGRENLVVPAGIRRGGRGLNAAASAAGELADAQANRSHREGPQHGDTREDNVEKEKPAPRAECEQRRPRDPGVRVALLLLPSSDALGPSQALAWRDDEVQAAANWLSRCLSPLDTHAIRVFPSPAVSDSPSFPTAPSSPSASASRPGLSLSTPSLSLSPGSSSGLVDDPAAPLRERFLVSRANASAGLVEPHQGRGEGLSEKHSPGDGPAGVGSASRADFVELSAQEPLSEKARYLEAAPPIQGLREGTLTYERAAALMVSLAERPPSGGHSQSALASALRRTSLYRLWEARERAKRLHPVDRFSRQAGVAALRRRLTECGRGAGPVTSRAGTQSPSDRILSGPATGEGRRGGTVSASCMQDEGVCGAAAYHAGHGGAAICEASRGRAEACRESSAEPLWARALSCGSPGSPPERAPRCPPFLRPRRPKRKRRNCSPVTHGRWPCVVCFSSEKQKKAFEKNGADLLQSSSGRTSTNAKWLPCMRTSWRASAGRPGLRGGRVRNGAWTRSYREKLAKRASQKKAKDTTRETPVTVQVHAKTRDSRGKPTTRRKGNVGSGRKGARGKRRAAGQRPRLPTAVGKQRERVWLAQEFLRSLRARTASEGQQGAAKAARGDERPFSGARRNEDIERLLRLYAKRNLGSRESVERQDRLLTARFGPCRENPVRTLQRLVQWRRILHNVVRRYGYHTVWRASDARDKDVFVALETLGEAGARRRFTLSWRVVRLAASSPTLAASGGRSSSVAHSAVPSPRVGVPAGKSPLDGLSSIEDGACFWPSALPVGNQRRDSSSPPLLSPRAAEWRCRTRRSVGAGAVNQAKWRGSLFEEPRQDATWLPCSAVDAHGEAEARLSRSEGAPLPSLGGLQRVEDGSLSLTQTPLFSGVLSSWMASCMQMQVTNSLWLLVALKQVDLLLSPLTSLATFAAVLYAATEPIWLRKAVRGFFALRRRGMTVSLAGQRSALHRRDLTQARNDGHAAERSAARATDGEVWDAPASGDAHARSSGDMLSPKTRRKRDELKRKRERLYLETQRQDEATRSLEDRGGEFSGELHLLRLLQTRASPRLDAILSSLSKKRHTFLYLQAKCGVDVPVPLARRAGGAWVEACMQLAACDIRDSGGSAPGSPRANEGHDGLRESVMEHYRANEGTAQLPARRCKDSHAFGLEGVSSSQPGADTEASESSPTSTGERALWGLSAPMGQHETSGREGKGVEPQMGAEQSGEADAAEAGASTHAPSDRQRHPGVLPSAVLNRREAIVRALRERGDGGNSSIVVELMRGILEHTLKVLEQVSRLKNCARDDVPPGVVEKAAAAAELLSTILLR